In the genome of Hymenobacter cellulosivorans, one region contains:
- the miaB gene encoding tRNA (N6-isopentenyl adenosine(37)-C2)-methylthiotransferase MiaB, whose amino-acid sequence MSQPLLTLDFLDTPAAPTAADHQPAQEVRVSPATRTGRQRKLYIESYGCQMNFSDSEIVSSILFEEGFDTTEQLSDADLVLLNTCSIREKAEQTVRMRLSQINSHKKRNPGLLVGVLGCMAERLKSKFLEEEKLVDLVVGPDAYRDLPNLIREVDGGQKAVNVLLSRDETYADITPVRLNSNGITAFVSIMRGCDNMCSFCVVPFTRGRERSRDAHSIVQECRDLVAQGYKEVTLLGQNVDSYKWTSEDGLEFVNFAQLLERVALISPELRVRFSTSHPKDITDEVLYTMGKYENICKYIHLPAQSGNSRVLKLMNRTYDRPWYEERVQAIRRILGEDCAISTDMISGFCSETEEEHLETLSLIDFVQYDMGYNFFYSERPGTLAARKLADDVPLDVKKRRLQEVIDRQQLHARARYARMVGRVHRVLVEGRSKRSEEQLSGRNSQNQVVIFPKGTAQKGDYVNVLVTSTTGAALLGEIVSQDSGY is encoded by the coding sequence ATGTCCCAGCCTCTGCTCACCCTCGACTTTCTCGATACGCCCGCCGCACCCACCGCTGCCGACCACCAACCGGCTCAGGAGGTGCGCGTCAGCCCGGCCACCCGCACCGGCCGGCAGCGCAAGCTCTACATCGAGAGCTACGGCTGCCAGATGAATTTCTCCGACTCCGAAATCGTCTCCTCCATCCTCTTCGAGGAAGGCTTTGATACCACCGAGCAACTCTCCGACGCCGATTTGGTGCTGCTCAACACCTGCTCCATCCGCGAAAAGGCCGAGCAAACCGTGCGCATGCGCCTCTCGCAGATCAACAGCCACAAAAAGCGCAACCCCGGCCTGCTCGTGGGCGTGCTGGGCTGTATGGCCGAGCGCCTGAAAAGCAAGTTCCTGGAGGAAGAAAAGCTCGTCGACCTCGTCGTGGGCCCCGACGCCTACCGCGACCTGCCCAACCTGATCCGGGAAGTCGACGGTGGCCAGAAAGCGGTAAACGTGCTGCTCTCGCGCGACGAAACCTACGCCGACATCACGCCCGTGCGCCTCAACTCCAATGGCATCACTGCCTTTGTGAGCATCATGCGCGGCTGCGACAATATGTGCTCGTTCTGCGTGGTGCCCTTCACCCGGGGCCGCGAGCGGAGCCGCGACGCGCACAGCATCGTGCAGGAATGCCGCGACCTGGTGGCCCAGGGCTACAAGGAAGTGACCCTGCTGGGCCAGAATGTGGACTCCTACAAGTGGACGTCCGAGGACGGCCTGGAGTTCGTCAACTTCGCCCAGCTGCTGGAGCGTGTAGCTCTTATCAGCCCCGAGCTGCGGGTGCGCTTCTCTACGTCTCACCCCAAGGATATCACCGACGAGGTGCTCTACACCATGGGCAAGTACGAGAACATCTGCAAGTACATTCACCTGCCCGCCCAAAGCGGTAACTCGCGGGTGCTCAAGCTCATGAACCGCACCTACGACCGGCCCTGGTACGAGGAACGGGTGCAGGCCATCCGCCGCATTCTGGGCGAGGATTGCGCCATCAGCACCGATATGATTTCGGGCTTCTGCTCCGAAACCGAGGAAGAACACCTGGAAACCCTGAGCCTGATCGACTTCGTGCAGTACGACATGGGTTACAACTTCTTCTACTCCGAGCGCCCCGGCACGCTGGCCGCCCGCAAGCTGGCCGACGACGTGCCGCTGGACGTGAAGAAGCGCCGCCTGCAGGAAGTCATCGACCGGCAGCAGCTCCACGCCCGGGCCCGCTACGCCCGCATGGTCGGCCGCGTGCACCGCGTGCTGGTGGAAGGCCGCTCCAAACGGTCGGAAGAGCAACTCAGCGGCCGCAACAGCCAGAATCAGGTAGTCATCTTCCCCAAAGGCACCGCCCAGAAAGGCGACTACGTGAACGTCCTAGTTACCAGCACGACGGGCGCGGCACTGCTGGGTGAGATTGTGAGCCAGGATTCTGGCTACTAA
- a CDS encoding sigma-54 interaction domain-containing protein, producing MTPSEIQSIKQRFGIIGNAPALNYAIQVAAQVAPTDMTVLITGESGSGKESFSKIIHALSPRKHGQFIAINCGAIPEGTIDSELFGHEKGSFTGAQEARKGYFEVTNGGTIFLDEIGEMPLGTQARLLRVLENGEFIRVGSSKVQKTDVRVVAATNVNLLDAVREGKFREDLYYRLNTVPITVPPLRERGDDIYLLFRKFATDFAERYRVKPIALSPEAVTELQRFSFPGNIRQLKNVAEQMSVLETDREVDHSRLRQYLPAEQSSRLPMLLSASGAGAEANGYSERDLLYKVLFDMRRDMTDLKKMVLDMAAGQRPAEAQELLRQNSHLFNNLNVAPVYENNRLTRSAPIEGSTAEYFITPRPEITVDDAATYEEEPQRVEDIPHETEEETLSLEAKEKEMIMKALKKHHNKRKYAAHDLGISERTLYRKLKQYDLEQL from the coding sequence TTGACACCTTCCGAAATACAATCCATCAAGCAACGCTTCGGCATTATCGGTAATGCGCCGGCGCTGAACTACGCCATTCAGGTGGCGGCCCAGGTAGCGCCCACCGATATGACGGTGCTCATCACCGGGGAAAGCGGCTCGGGCAAGGAATCCTTTTCCAAGATTATCCACGCCCTCTCGCCGCGCAAGCACGGGCAGTTCATTGCCATTAACTGCGGGGCCATTCCCGAGGGCACGATTGACTCCGAGCTGTTTGGCCACGAGAAAGGCTCGTTTACCGGCGCCCAAGAAGCCCGTAAGGGCTATTTCGAGGTCACCAATGGCGGCACCATCTTCCTCGACGAAATCGGGGAAATGCCCCTGGGCACCCAGGCCCGCCTCTTGCGCGTACTCGAAAACGGCGAGTTCATTCGCGTGGGCTCCAGCAAGGTGCAGAAAACCGACGTGCGCGTAGTAGCCGCTACCAACGTGAACCTGCTCGACGCCGTGCGCGAAGGGAAGTTCCGGGAAGACCTCTACTACCGCCTCAACACCGTTCCGATTACTGTTCCACCGTTGCGTGAACGAGGGGACGATATTTATCTACTGTTCAGAAAGTTTGCTACCGACTTTGCCGAGCGTTACCGCGTCAAGCCCATTGCCCTGAGCCCGGAGGCCGTGACCGAACTGCAGCGCTTCAGCTTTCCCGGCAACATCCGCCAGCTTAAGAATGTGGCCGAGCAGATGTCGGTATTGGAAACCGACCGGGAGGTGGACCACAGCCGCCTGCGCCAGTACCTGCCCGCCGAGCAAAGCAGCCGCCTGCCCATGCTGCTGAGCGCCTCCGGGGCCGGGGCCGAAGCCAACGGCTACTCTGAGCGGGACCTGCTCTACAAGGTGCTCTTCGACATGCGCCGCGACATGACGGACCTGAAGAAAATGGTACTCGATATGGCCGCCGGACAGCGCCCAGCCGAAGCCCAGGAGCTGCTGCGGCAGAACAGCCACCTTTTCAACAACCTGAACGTGGCTCCGGTGTACGAAAACAACCGTCTGACCCGTTCTGCTCCCATTGAGGGCAGCACTGCCGAGTACTTCATCACGCCCCGCCCCGAAATAACGGTGGATGATGCAGCTACCTACGAAGAGGAGCCACAGCGCGTGGAGGACATTCCGCACGAAACCGAAGAGGAAACCCTTTCCCTGGAGGCCAAGGAAAAGGAGATGATTATGAAGGCCCTGAAAAAGCACCACAACAAGCGCAAGTACGCGGCCCACGATCTGGGCATCTCGGAGCGCACCTTATACCGCAAGCTGAAACAATATGATCTGGAACAATTGTAA
- a CDS encoding LptE family protein, translating to MIWNNCKHLAAWLVVLTLVPFLAGCSVYSFTGTNIDPSVKTFSVQTFQNTANNGPAYISQRFTEDFKDFYQRNTTLKLVPRDGDLQFEGQIIGFDFAPAAIQNTNGVTQAGLNRLTIQVRVRFTNTKDPKQDFEQTFQSYADFNADQDPTSINNNPNAIRVPVTNIITDTFNKSVANW from the coding sequence ATGATCTGGAACAATTGTAAGCACCTAGCTGCCTGGCTGGTAGTACTGACTTTAGTACCTTTCCTGGCCGGGTGCAGCGTGTACTCCTTCACGGGCACCAACATTGATCCATCGGTCAAAACGTTCTCCGTGCAGACGTTCCAGAACACGGCTAATAACGGCCCGGCCTACATTTCCCAGCGGTTTACCGAGGATTTCAAGGACTTCTACCAGCGCAATACCACGCTCAAGCTCGTGCCGCGCGACGGGGATTTGCAGTTTGAAGGCCAAATCATTGGCTTCGACTTTGCTCCGGCTGCCATTCAGAATACCAACGGCGTTACCCAGGCCGGGCTGAACCGCCTTACCATTCAGGTGCGGGTGCGGTTTACGAATACCAAGGACCCGAAACAGGATTTCGAGCAGACCTTCCAGAGCTATGCCGACTTCAACGCCGACCAGGACCCAACCAGCATCAACAACAACCCAAACGCTATTCGGGTCCCGGTCACCAACATTATTACCGACACCTTCAACAAGTCGGTAGCCAACTGGTAA
- the secG gene encoding preprotein translocase subunit SecG encodes MYYALIGLILFVCLLLALVVLAQNPKGGGLSSQFGSGGAANLMGVKRTGDLLERLTWGFAIGLMVLTLGTHVVLGTTSAAGPTRSVNQQRALETKLPTGAPTTPAPAAPGAATAPGAAAPAATPAQQPAATPAQ; translated from the coding sequence ATGTATTACGCTCTCATTGGCCTGATTCTGTTCGTATGCTTGCTGCTGGCGCTGGTAGTGCTGGCCCAAAACCCTAAAGGAGGTGGACTGTCGAGCCAGTTTGGTTCGGGCGGCGCAGCCAACCTGATGGGCGTAAAGCGGACCGGTGATTTGCTGGAGCGCCTGACTTGGGGCTTCGCCATCGGCCTGATGGTACTGACGCTGGGTACCCACGTGGTGCTGGGAACGACCTCAGCCGCCGGCCCTACCCGTAGCGTAAACCAGCAGCGGGCCTTAGAAACCAAACTGCCAACCGGTGCTCCCACCACGCCTGCGCCGGCCGCCCCTGGTGCCGCTACGGCTCCCGGCGCTGCTGCTCCAGCCGCCACGCCTGCTCAGCAGCCTGCCGCTACGCCGGCTCAGTAA
- the groES gene encoding co-chaperone GroES: protein MSLSMKPLADRVIIAPAAAEEKTKSGIIIPDTAKEKPQRGEVVAVGEGKVADSGTLIQPQVKVGDQVLYGKYAGTEITVDGQDYLIMRESDIFAVL, encoded by the coding sequence ATGTCACTAAGCATGAAACCGCTGGCTGACCGCGTCATCATTGCACCGGCTGCTGCTGAGGAAAAAACCAAATCGGGCATCATCATCCCCGATACAGCAAAAGAGAAGCCCCAGCGTGGCGAAGTAGTGGCTGTAGGCGAAGGCAAAGTGGCCGACAGCGGCACCCTGATTCAGCCGCAGGTAAAAGTGGGCGACCAAGTGCTGTATGGCAAATATGCCGGTACGGAAATCACCGTCGATGGCCAGGACTATCTGATCATGCGCGAGTCGGACATTTTCGCCGTCCTGTAA
- the groL gene encoding chaperonin GroEL (60 kDa chaperone family; promotes refolding of misfolded polypeptides especially under stressful conditions; forms two stacked rings of heptamers to form a barrel-shaped 14mer; ends can be capped by GroES; misfolded proteins enter the barrel where they are refolded when GroES binds) — translation MAKNIQFDTDGRDKLKRGVDKLANAVKVTLGPKGRNVVIDKKFGAPSITKDGVTVAKEIELSDPVENMGAQLVKEVASKTADQAGDGTTTATVLAQAIYAAGSKNVAAGANPMDLKRGIDKAVIAVVANLKAQSKKIENSSEIAQVGAISANNDMEIGKMIADAMDKVGKEGVITVEEARGTETEVKTVEGMQFDRGYLSPYFVTNPEKMEAEFDNPFVLIYDKKVSTMKELLPVLEQVVQTGKPLVIISEDVDGEALATLVVNKLRGSLKIAAVKAPGFGDRRKAMLEDIAVLTGGTVISEERGYKLDSATLEYLGTAEKIIIDKDNTTIVNGKGEKETITARINEIKAQISTTTSDYDKEKLQERLAKLSGGVAILYIGASTEVEMKEKKDRVDDALHATRAAVEEGVVPGGGVALVRALDALEAVDTLNGDERTGVNIIRTAIEAPLRTIVANAGGEGSVVVQKVREGSGDYGYNAREDRYENLMAAGILDPTKVTRLALENAASIAGLLLTTECVISDEPEEDKGAAGGGNPGMGGMGGMM, via the coding sequence ATGGCTAAGAACATCCAATTCGATACCGACGGCCGCGACAAACTGAAGCGCGGCGTAGACAAACTGGCGAATGCCGTGAAAGTAACCCTGGGCCCCAAAGGCCGCAACGTGGTTATCGACAAGAAATTTGGGGCTCCCAGCATCACCAAGGACGGTGTAACCGTAGCCAAGGAAATTGAACTGAGCGACCCAGTAGAAAACATGGGTGCTCAACTGGTGAAGGAAGTAGCTTCCAAAACCGCCGACCAGGCTGGTGACGGCACGACTACTGCTACCGTATTGGCCCAGGCTATCTATGCTGCCGGCTCGAAAAACGTAGCTGCCGGTGCCAACCCTATGGATCTGAAGCGTGGTATCGACAAGGCAGTTATTGCCGTGGTTGCTAACCTGAAGGCGCAGTCCAAGAAAATTGAGAACTCCTCGGAAATTGCCCAAGTAGGCGCTATTTCGGCCAACAACGACATGGAAATCGGCAAAATGATTGCCGACGCCATGGATAAAGTAGGCAAAGAAGGTGTTATCACCGTCGAAGAAGCCCGCGGTACCGAAACCGAAGTAAAAACGGTGGAAGGCATGCAGTTCGACCGTGGCTACCTCTCCCCCTACTTCGTGACCAATCCGGAGAAAATGGAGGCTGAGTTCGACAATCCTTTCGTTCTCATCTACGACAAGAAAGTAAGCACCATGAAAGAGCTGCTGCCCGTACTCGAGCAGGTAGTTCAGACTGGTAAGCCCCTGGTTATCATCTCCGAAGATGTAGATGGCGAAGCCCTGGCAACCTTGGTGGTAAACAAGCTGCGTGGTTCGCTGAAAATTGCGGCCGTTAAGGCTCCCGGCTTCGGCGACCGTCGCAAAGCCATGCTGGAAGACATTGCCGTCCTGACCGGCGGTACCGTTATTTCGGAAGAGCGCGGCTACAAGCTCGACAGCGCCACGTTGGAGTACCTCGGCACGGCGGAGAAAATCATCATTGACAAAGACAACACCACGATTGTCAACGGTAAAGGTGAGAAGGAAACCATCACCGCCCGTATCAACGAAATCAAAGCCCAAATCAGCACCACCACGTCGGATTACGACAAGGAGAAGCTGCAGGAGCGCTTGGCCAAGCTGTCGGGTGGCGTGGCCATCCTCTACATCGGCGCCTCTACGGAGGTTGAGATGAAAGAAAAGAAGGACCGCGTTGACGATGCGCTGCACGCAACCCGCGCGGCCGTGGAAGAAGGTGTAGTGCCCGGCGGCGGTGTAGCCCTGGTACGCGCTCTGGATGCTCTGGAAGCTGTTGATACGCTGAATGGCGATGAGCGGACCGGTGTAAACATCATCCGCACGGCCATCGAGGCTCCCCTGCGCACCATCGTAGCCAACGCCGGTGGTGAAGGCTCGGTAGTCGTACAGAAAGTACGTGAAGGTTCGGGCGACTACGGCTACAACGCCCGCGAAGACCGCTACGAAAACCTGATGGCCGCTGGTATCCTCGATCCAACCAAAGTAACGCGTCTGGCCCTGGAAAATGCCGCTTCGATTGCCGGCCTGCTCCTGACCACTGAGTGCGTGATTTCGGACGAGCCCGAGGAGGACAAAGGTGCTGCCGGTGGTGGCAACCCCGGCATGGGTGGCATGGGCGGCATGATGTAA